The following DNA comes from Candidatus Dojkabacteria bacterium.
AACAAAGTAACAAGAATCTTTTATCAAATTTACATTTTAGGAAGAAATTTATCAAGGGGATTGTAAGGTTGTTATTGGGTAAGGGATTTAATACACCTTTTGAATTCGGCAACCGTATAAAGATTTCCACGGGCTACGGAAGACTCCTTAATGGAGCTTAGCTGAGATGGATTCATCTTCTCAAATTTTTTAATCGCAGCTTCTAAATCTTCTACCGCTGGCTCTTCTATTAGTATTCCTGTTTTTCCATTGATTACCGTTTCTTTTGTGCCACCTTTGTTTAATCCGATTACCGGTGTACCTGCCATCATTGATTCTACAGGGACTATTCCAAAATCTTCGTGATTTATATGTATTGTGGCTTTGGCCTTTTTATATAATTCCCATTTTTCTGATTCATCTACTCGACCGGTGAATATGATGTTACTAAGCCCTCTTGCTTTCTCCTTTAATGATTCTTCCATATCTCCTGTGCCCGCTATTACAAGGTTTAGGTTGGGAAGCTTCTTGAATGTATCAATTATTACGTCGACCTTTTTGTAATCTACAAGTCGACCGAGGTATAGGTAGTAGCCATCCGGAGGTAAATGTTGTAGGTTAGATGTTATACGTTGATCAATAGTTTCTGCCGGAGGCGGGGTATCAATGGGTGGATTTATAACAATACTGTCTCTGCGATATGCCTTTTTTATACGAGCTCTTATGTCTTCTGAATTTGCAACTAAAATATCGGGCCGTTGTGCTGAGGAGTAATCCCAGATTCTAAGTAGGTTATTTATAAACTTAACCGGAAGCCTAAAAATTTTTGGAATTCTGCCTTGTCTACTTGGTTCCATGCCCCATAAAAACCTTGGAGGGCAATGAATATATGAAATATGACGTGACGTTGGTTTTCCAATTACCCCTTTTGCAAATATGCTTGTGCTACTAATAATAACATCGTAGTCTTGGAGATTTAGGGACTCGAACGCAAATGGAAGCAGAAGTTCGTATGCAGGATAAAACCATTTTAAAAAAGGAAGTTTTTGAACCCAGGTAGTTTTAACATTTTTGGGCAACCAACCTTTAAACCCGGGTAGAATAAGTCCTGTATAAACATCAGCAGCAGGGAAAACCTCTGTAAGTGCCTTAACAACCTTTTCACCTCCCCCATCCCATATAAAGTAATCGTGAACGATAGCTACGGAATAATCAGTAGTCAGTGATGTACGAGCAGGCTTTTCCTTGGCTGCTTCACTATTTGACTGTTTCACCATTTCACTCATTTTTCTAAAAAAGACTTTGCGGTTTAACTGGAGTGGGTTTTTTCTTCTCCTGAGCCGTTTCTTTTGTCTTAATAATATCCGATACGGTGTCATCAATTTTTACCGGTTCCAAATTTCCATCTAGGAAACTTTTAAGCTTTTGAAAATCGGCCATTAATACCGGCCTATTACTGCCGTTGTATAGTGCAAACGCAGGATGGTACGATATAAAATATACCCTCCCTCGGTATTCGTAACAGTTTCCGTGATCGTTACCTACCTGCCTTCCCGGAATGAATCGGTTAAGTGCGTGTCTTCCAAGTGGAATAAATACCCTGGGGGCTATAATTTCTATTTGTTTATCAAGCCATGGAGCGCATGTAGATACCTCGTCGGGTAGTGGCTCTCTGTTGTTTGGTGGTCTACATTTTACAATGTTTGTAATAAAGACCTTGTTTCTACTTAAGCCTATTGATTCCAGAAGTTCATTTAGAAATTTGCCTGCCGATCCTACAAAGGGTAACCCCTCTTTGTCCTCGGTAGCTCCGGGACCTTCACCTATAAACATAATTTCGGCGTTAAGTGAACCTGCCCCGGGAACAACCTGGGTAGCATTTTCTCTAAGCCTACAGGCACTACAATCCGCAATTTTATTTCTTAGTGGGAGGTAAGCCTGTTTCTTGTCCAAATGCATTGTTAACCGAAGTTATTCCTTTATTATATCAGCTTTTTCAAGTCCCGGTGCAATTTTATAAAGATCCTTTAGCAATGGGAGGTTAGTTCTAATTGTTGTAAGGATTGCACGTCCAAGTCCAATCGGGATAATAATTGCCTTTGTAACCTGTGAAAAAGGAAGTTTCTTGGTAAGTTCATAAACCTTTCCTATTCGGTCCTCCTCAATGTTTATAATTTGCATATAAAAGCCTTTAATTCTTGATTCTTTATATATTTTTATAAACATGTCTGCATAACGAAAAAGAGCTTTAAAGAAGCCCCATTTTTTAAATTGATACGAGGATTTTAGATCTCTACAATAAATTGTTTTTACCTTTAGTTTATTTTTAACATAATGGGTATTCATTATTACCTCTAGAAGGTAGCCCTTTTGTGGATCGATAATTATCTTTTCAAACTCTTCTTTATAAAAAGCCCGCTCGCCCCCTAATAACCTTGGAATATTAGTCCACCCTATTATGCTTTTTCTATCACTGATTCTATCGAGGATTGTCATGTCGTATCCGTCTTGGATAATAGGATTGATTAGCTGATCAAGGTTTTTTAGTAGGATATCTTCCAGGTCAGCGTCCAAAAGAACAATTATCTGGCCGCTAGCCTTTTTAATTCCATTGATTATGGCTGCTGTTTTTCCTTTGTTCCGGTTGTGTCTGAATATGGAAAGTTGAGGATGAGTCTTTTTGTAAGCGGAAAGAATTTTTTGTGTGTTATCGGATGAGCCATCATTTACGACCACAACTTCAGAAAATTTACGATAAGATAATGCAAGAGATAATACTTTTTCAATGCGAGGACCTTCATTATATGCCGGGATAACGCAGCTGATTGTAGGAGTTGGTTTTTTCACGTTTGATTTTATGTTATAAATTCCGAGTATCATACCACTTTCTTTTAATTTCTGATATTTGATGCTATTCTAGGGTATGAGAAAGCTTTGGGAATTTGCAAAAAAATATGGTTGGATTTTGGGAACCGTTTTATGGGTTTTTATTCTTTCCTTTGTGCTTTTTCCTAGCATTATTAATGAATTTATTCCCTTTGTATTAACAAATGATCCGGTACTTGGGAGTTCTGCAAGTGGATACACTTTGGAGCCGCTTATGCAGGATATGAATTTACCTTTTGATAATCAAATGTCTGATATTGGTTGGAGCTTTGGTGGATACGTTCTATCTGCCGGTGAGCAGAGCGTTGATCCCCGTGTTAGGGCAATTGAGATGCTTTTAACTCAGTATGGATCTCCGGTTGCGGAATACGCAGAAGTTTTCGTGCAAGAGGCTGATAAAAACGGTAATGATTGGAGACTGGCGGTTTCGATCATGGGTGTCGAATCGGGTTTTGGAAAAGTGATTCCTGTAAATTCTTATAATGGTTGGGGTTGGAAAGGTGGTCCTAACGGTGCGTATAGTATATTTTCATCGTGGAACGAATCAATTTCACATATTACTGAAAGACTTGCTACAGGTTATGGAAAGAAGATTACCCCACTAATGATGGAAGCCATTTACTGTCCACCTTGCGGTGCTACGGGAATGCATTACTGGGCTAATGGGGTTCAGAATTATATGGATATCCTTGAATATTACAGGAAAGCTATCGTTCGATAAACTTGGGTCTACTAAGTGCCAATATCATACAGAATAAAAATATTCCGGTCGGTATTGTTAGAAAATAGTGATCAAACAAACCAATAACTATCACAAAAAGTAATGTAAATAAAGTCTTTGGATTTTGTTTTAGAAGCTGCAACCGAGTGGAAATAAACCCCGCTATCAATACCCCCCAGCCTATACAGAATACGCCATATTCTACAATTATCGAAAGCAATATGTTGTGAATTGGCTGAATAAAATATGTACCGGTTTTTTGAATTATTGGGTCAATAGAAGACAGATCAAGAAATCCCGTAATACCCGTGCCAAGAAGTGATTTGGGAAGGTTCGAAGTAAAATGTAAAAGGGCTTGGTCGACTTGTTCTATCCTAATTCGCACAAAATCGGCACTTGTGTATACCCCCACCCCTATTACTGCCGTGGCTGTGAGTGTAAGAAGAAGTAACAATACACCGTGATATCTATTGGAAGTAAGCTTTAGTATCCAGTAAAGTACAAGTAAGAAAATTCCTGCTTTTGATAAGGTTAGGCAAATAATTATACTGCAGATAATTCTTATAACCGAAGAAAATGTTTTGGAATATGTTGTTTTGTCACTAATGATTAACGTGAATAAAGATAATCCGGCAAGTACGTTAGGATGGGATAAAAATCCATAACCTCTAACGATAAATATGTCCTTAATAGACAGGGCGGCTATATCTATCGCAGTTTTATCGATAATAGACTCTCCTATTATGTTTAGTCCAAGCGAATGACGGAAAACAACCTGATAGAGCGCTACAATTAAGTTTAAACAAAGCATAGGAAATAATCCGAATTTAACGGCAATTCCGATTTCTTTTTTTGAATATGTGTTTGATATTGAAAAAGCTGTAATCAAATATAGGATATATTTTAATGTATAACTTAGTGCCGGGTATGAAAAATGTACCGCCAGGGGTATACAAAGCGCAACAAGGATAAGGGCTATGGGCGTTGAAAGCCTTTTCTTGAATGCGATGTATATTGTTATAAGAAGGCAAAGAATGTCGATTATGTGGATTGTGGGAATTTTGTAATAAATTAACCTTCCATTTATATATGAATCAGGTGAGATAAAGTGGTAAGCAATATTGAATCCAAGTGAGAATAGAAGGCTTGAAAGAATTGCAATATTAAGATTCTTGGTTTTTATATATGAAATAACGGCAGGTAAAACAACAAGAATACAGATTAATGATAATTTTAATAGGAAGTGTATATTCATGACCTATTTTAGCTTTTATCAACCTACTTGACAAAGGTGAGTAAGGGTTATTATAATTGGTTAGCACTCGGACGTAATGAGTGCCAAGATGTATTTAATTTAATTTCTAAAGTTATGAATAGAATCTCGGTTTGGAACCCTTGGAGCATGATATCTCCCTGGGAGTGGGACGATGAGGATTTCCCACAAAATCTTCCTCCTATGAATATTGTCGATAAGGGTGATACTCTTGAAGTAAAGATTCAGATTCCCGGTTTCGATAAGGAGAATGTAAAAATTACCGTTGAAAACACAAAACTCGTAGTTTCCGGTGAGGTTAAAAAAGAAACAAAGGAAGAAAATAAGCAGGAAAAGTTCTTTAGGCACGAAATCCAAAACAGATCGTTTAGTAGATCTTGTTCACTTCCTACGGAGGTGGATTCCGAAAAGGCCAAGGCTACGTTCAAAAATGGTGAACTCATTGTTGAACTTCCCAAGGTCGCCAAAGTTAAACCTAGAGAAATAAATATTATTGAGTAGCTCGCGATTTCACCTTACGCGGGCTTTGTTCGCCAGGACGTGAACAAAGTTGTGCCAAAGCTCAACTAAAAAGTTAATTAATTCTTACTCCCCACTGTCCCCCGACGGCCGTCGGGGGACATACCTCAGTAGCATTGTTTATTGTATAACCGTGTAGATATGCAACCCTAACTTTGTTATTATTAACTTATGAAGCTTAGTATAAAAGTTGTTCCAAAATCCTCTTGCAATAAGGTTATTCCACAACCCGATGGATCCTTAAAGGTAAAGGTAACGGCGCCACCCGATAAAGGCGAGGCAAATAAGGCTGTTTTGGACCTTTTGGCAAAGTACTTTAATATTGCAAAGTCGCAGATTGCTATTTCAAGGGGTGAAACTTCAAGGAAAAAGGAAGTAGTAATATTAAGGAATTAGGTCCTTGAGTTCAAAGGCAATTGTGGGCTGTTTACAAAGAATATGCGCCCATTTGCCTGCCCGCCTACGGAGGGGACTTGAACCCGAGCCGCATGATACCGATAAGGCGAGATATTATAAAGCAGGATGATTATTAAGGAATTAGGTCCTTGAGTTCAAAGGCAATTGTGGTCTGTTTACAAAGGATATGCGCCCACTTGGACTTGAACCAAGGACCCCCGCTT
Coding sequences within:
- a CDS encoding DUF167 domain-containing protein — translated: MKLSIKVVPKSSCNKVIPQPDGSLKVKVTAPPDKGEANKAVLDLLAKYFNIAKSQIAISRGETSRKKEVVILRN
- a CDS encoding glucosaminidase domain-containing protein; translation: MRKLWEFAKKYGWILGTVLWVFILSFVLFPSIINEFIPFVLTNDPVLGSSASGYTLEPLMQDMNLPFDNQMSDIGWSFGGYVLSAGEQSVDPRVRAIEMLLTQYGSPVAEYAEVFVQEADKNGNDWRLAVSIMGVESGFGKVIPVNSYNGWGWKGGPNGAYSIFSSWNESISHITERLATGYGKKITPLMMEAIYCPPCGATGMHYWANGVQNYMDILEYYRKAIVR
- a CDS encoding uracil-DNA glycosylase is translated as MHLDKKQAYLPLRNKIADCSACRLRENATQVVPGAGSLNAEIMFIGEGPGATEDKEGLPFVGSAGKFLNELLESIGLSRNKVFITNIVKCRPPNNREPLPDEVSTCAPWLDKQIEIIAPRVFIPLGRHALNRFIPGRQVGNDHGNCYEYRGRVYFISYHPAFALYNGSNRPVLMADFQKLKSFLDGNLEPVKIDDTVSDIIKTKETAQEKKKPTPVKPQSLF
- a CDS encoding glycosyltransferase family 2 protein; amino-acid sequence: MKKPTPTISCVIPAYNEGPRIEKVLSLALSYRKFSEVVVVNDGSSDNTQKILSAYKKTHPQLSIFRHNRNKGKTAAIINGIKKASGQIIVLLDADLEDILLKNLDQLINPIIQDGYDMTILDRISDRKSIIGWTNIPRLLGGERAFYKEEFEKIIIDPQKGYLLEVIMNTHYVKNKLKVKTIYCRDLKSSYQFKKWGFFKALFRYADMFIKIYKESRIKGFYMQIINIEEDRIGKVYELTKKLPFSQVTKAIIIPIGLGRAILTTIRTNLPLLKDLYKIAPGLEKADIIKE
- a CDS encoding glycosyltransferase, which codes for MSEMVKQSNSEAAKEKPARTSLTTDYSVAIVHDYFIWDGGGEKVVKALTEVFPAADVYTGLILPGFKGWLPKNVKTTWVQKLPFLKWFYPAYELLLPFAFESLNLQDYDVIISSTSIFAKGVIGKPTSRHISYIHCPPRFLWGMEPSRQGRIPKIFRLPVKFINNLLRIWDYSSAQRPDILVANSEDIRARIKKAYRRDSIVINPPIDTPPPAETIDQRITSNLQHLPPDGYYLYLGRLVDYKKVDVIIDTFKKLPNLNLVIAGTGDMEESLKEKARGLSNIIFTGRVDESEKWELYKKAKATIHINHEDFGIVPVESMMAGTPVIGLNKGGTKETVINGKTGILIEEPAVEDLEAAIKKFEKMNPSQLSSIKESSVARGNLYTVAEFKRCIKSLTQ
- a CDS encoding Hsp20/alpha crystallin family protein, which codes for MNRISVWNPWSMISPWEWDDEDFPQNLPPMNIVDKGDTLEVKIQIPGFDKENVKITVENTKLVVSGEVKKETKEENKQEKFFRHEIQNRSFSRSCSLPTEVDSEKAKATFKNGELIVELPKVAKVKPREINIIE